Within Cnuibacter physcomitrellae, the genomic segment CGCCGGCGTCGTCGGGGTCGCGTAGTCTGCCTGGACCATGACCCTCTCGCTCGATCCGGTCGCCGCGCACGCGGGAGCGCACGCGGGCGCGGCCGCGCCTGCGCTCGAGCACGAGTACCGTCCCGAGCACGAGGTCGACCTGCTCGGCACGCTCCACCCGCATCGGCGCGGCAGGCACGACCCCGCCACCGTCTTCGCCGACGACGGGGTCTGGCTCGCCTTCCGCACCGAGGAGGGCGCCGCGACCGTGCGGCTGACCCGCCGCACGTCCGGGATCCGGATGCAGGCGTGGGGGCCGGGGGCCGGCCAGGCGCTCGACTCGATCCCCGCTCTGCTGGGCGCCCACGACGACTGGTCCGAGCTCGACGTGTCCGCGCATCCGCTGCTCGCCGACGCCAGGCATCGCCACCCCGGTCTCCGCCTCACGCGGTCGCAGCGCGTCACCGACGCGCTCGCGGCGGCGGTGATCGAGCAGAAGATCACCTCCACCGAGGCGTTCCGCGCCTGGAGGGTGCTCGTGACCCAGCACGGCGACCCGGCTCCGGGCCCTGCTCCGCACCACATGCGGGTCCCGCCGTCGGCCGAGGGCTGGCGACGGATCCCGTCGTGGGACTGGCATCGGGCGGGGGTCGATCCGCGCCGCTCCCGCACGGTGGTCGAGGCGACCGCCCGAGGGTCGGCGCTCCAGCGCCTCGTCGGGCGCGAGGGCGCGGACGCCAGGCGGCTCCTCGAGACGTTCTCCGGCATCGGCGTGTGGACGAGCGCCGAGATCGTGCAGCGCACCCACGGCGATCCGGATGCGGTGAGCTTCGGCGACTACCACCTCTCGAAGACGATCGGCTTCGCCCTGGTGGGGGAGGAGCTCGACGACGACGGACTCGCCGAGCTCCTGGAGCCGTGGTCCGGTCAGCGCCAGCGGGTGGTGCGGCTGGTGCTCGCGACGGGCATCACCCGGCCGCGCCACGGCGCGCGGATCACCATTCAGGACCACCGAGGGCACTGACCTCCCCGAGGTTCACGCCGCAGTCCGGCCTAGCCCGATGTGGGCTCACCGAGGCGCGGGCTGAACTCAGCGCGCGAGCTCAGTACCAGTGGGGCGAACGCGACTGCCACTTCGACCACGCGGCGCAGGGCGTGCCGTAGGCGCGCGAGATGTACGACAGGCCCCAGTTGATCTGGGTCGCGGCGTTGGTCTGCCAGTCGGCGCCCGCGGTCGCCATCTTCGTCGCCGGCAGCGACTGCGGGATGCCGTAGGCCCCGCTGGACTCGTTGAGCGCGTTGGCCCGCCATCCGGACTCGCCGGTCCAGAGCGAGACGAGGCAGCTGAACTGATCGCCGCCCCAGCCCCACGCGCCCATCTGGCTGCTGGCATAGGCCTGCGCCTCGGCCGGGCTCATGATGGAGCCGCTGTCCGGCACCCACGCCGACCCCGGATCCTCGTCGTACCCGCCGGCGGCCGCTGCGGCTGCCGCGGCAGCAGCGGCTGCAGCCTGAGCGTCGGCGACACCCTGGCGGTAGTCCTTCTCGGTCTGCGCGCTGGTGTCTTTGAGCGTCGCGAGCTGGGCGTAGAGCGTGTTGCTCGTCGCCTCGGCCTCGGCCAGCTTCGACTCGGCGGCGGCCTGGGCGTCCTGGGCCGACTGCAAGCGCGTCGAGGCCTCGTCGGCCAGACGCGACCGCTCCGCCTCGGCCACCGACGCCTGCTCGGTGAGCGCCTGCGACGTGTTCTCGGCGGCGACGGCGGCGTTGCGGATGCCCGTGGTGGTCTGGGTGAGCTGGCTCATCGTCCCGAGCTGGTAGAGCAGGTCGTCGCTCCCCGCGGACCCGTCGAGGAGGAGGCTCATGGTCGAGTCGCCGCCCTGGCGGTAGAGGTGCGAGACGAGCTGACCCACCTGCAGCTTGGCCTGCGAGGCCTTGGCGGCGGCGGCCGTGGCCTGGGTCTGCAGCGAGTCGGCGAGGGAGGTCGCCGACTGCAGGTCGGCCTGGGCCTTGAGGTACTCCTGTCCGCGGGCGAAGGCCTCCTGCTGGAGCTGCGCGGTCTGGGTCTCGAGCCCGGAGATGAGCGAGGTGATGTTGTCGACCTCGGCCTGCTTCGAGGCCTCGTTGGCCTTCGCCGCCTGGACCTCGTCCCAGCTGGGGTAGTCGGCCCGCGGAGCGCTCGGCTGCACGGCGCCGGCGGCCGCGAAGGGGCTCGCGACGAGGGCCGCGGCGACGGCAGCGGCCACTCCGAGTCGGGCGACACGGGCTCTCATGCATTCGATGGTATGTGACGAGAGTGAAGGATGTGGGGACATTCCCGCGCGTCACACGACTAGCATCCAGTCATGAGCGAGGGGATCGTCATGGGGTGGAGCGAGTTCGCGGTGGCCTCGGCGGGAGCGGCAGGCGCGCTCGCGGGCCTGTTGATCGTGGCGATCTCGGTCAACATCAAGGAGATCATCGCCGAGGCCGTCCTTCCCGTCCGGGCGGGCGCGACGGTGGCGTCGGTGGTGGCCATCATGATCGGATCCCTGCTCGTCCTGCTCCCGGCCCAGCCCGCGGTCGCACTCGGCCTCGAGCTGCTCGCGGTGACCCTGTTCTGCGGCGCCTTCCAGCTGCAGGCGGCGCGCGCTCTGCTGCGCCACGGGGAACACGGTCCTCGCGGATCGCTCTCCGCGAAGGTCGCGCTGACCGTGGGGCAGCTGGTCCCCCTGCTCCTCGGCGCCCTGCTGGTGTGCGTCGGTCAGTCCGCTGGGATGTACTGGGTCGCCGGAGGGTTCCTCCTGATGTTCGTCGTCGCGATCCTCAACGCCTGGGTGCTCATGGTCGAGATCCTGCGCTGACGGTGGTTCCCGGTCGACTCTCGGGATGTCTTTCCTTCTGTGACACAGAAAATGTCACCTACAACGGAATAATGGTGGATCTGGATGCATTCGCATACATGAGGACGGCCACGTCCCATTCCAGAACACAGGAGGAGACACCATGACCGACACCATCGAGATCCCCGGTTACAAGGCCGGCACCTGGACCGTCGACCCCTCGCACAGCGAGGTGTCCTTCAGCGTCCGTCACCTGCTCATCAGCAAGGTCAAGGGCCACTTCAAGACCTTCAGCGCCACCTTCGTCACGGGAGAGAACCCGCTCGACACGAAGGTCACCGCAACCGCCGACGTCGCGTCGATCGACACCAAGGACGAGAACCGCGACGGGCACCTCCGCACGAACGACTTCTTCGACGCCCCCACCCACCCGCAGCTGACCTTCGTGTCGACCGGCGTGCGCAAGGTGGGCGACGACTGGAAGGTCGACGGCGACCTGACCATCAAGGGCGTCACCAAGCCCGTCACGTTCGACTTCGAGTTCGGCGGCTTCGGCCAGGACGCGTACGGCAACTACAAGGCCGGCTTCGAGGCCACCACCAAGATCAACCGCAACGACTTCGGTGTGAGCTGGAACGCTCCGCTCGAGGCCGGCGGCGTCCTGGTGGGCGACGAGGTCACCATCACGCTCGACATCCAGGCGGCGCTCCAGGCCTGACCCGGGCTCTGCTCCCGCGGCCCCGCCGCGGAGATCTGACGAGGCGGCGACTCCTGCACATGTGACCCCATCCGGGGCCGCATCCACAGGAGCCGCCGCTTCGCTGCGTCCGGGCGAGCTGACGGGCACACTCGTCGCCATGACCAGCGCCCTCCTGCTCCCCTCCGCCCTCCAGCGAACCGGCCGCGAGCTCCCGCTCGGCATCGAGCGCGAGCTCGGCTACCGCCCCACGGGCAGCCTCGTGCTCGCGGTGGAGCGGGGCCTCGGGAGCCTGGTGCGCGTCGATCTGCCGAGGAGCACCGGCGACGCGGGAGAGGAGCTCGGCCGAGCCCTCGCCGGTCTGCTGGCGCGCGAGCGCTTCGCCGAGCGGGTCGTGCCCGTGGTGTTCGCACCGGCCCTCGACGATGCCGAGGACGCCTGGGAGCACGGGGCCACGGCCGACCGCGTCGCGGTCCATCTCGGTCGAGCCGGCTTCGTCGTGCTTCCGGGTCTCGTCGTCGCGGGCGAGGAGTGGTCGCCGCTCGACCGCGTCCGCTGGCGGCCGTTGCGGGAGGGCGACGGCGTCCTCGCCGAGGGCGACGTGTCCGGGCCCGTCGTCCCGCGTCCCGCACCGCTGGCCCGCCAGCGGGCTGCCTGGGCCGGGTTGGCGGCCGCCCCACCGACGGCAGACCACGCTCTCGGACGGCTCCTCCGCTCACTCGACCCGCCGTCGCCGAGCGCCTCCGGAGAGACGGGAGCGCCGGCGGTCTCCGACGTCGAGCTCGTCGCCGTCGCCCATGCTCTCGACGATCCCGTCCTGCGCGACCATGTCGTGGCGGGTGTCCTCGGCGCTCGTCCCGACGGGTGGATCTTCGGCGCCCGTCCGACTCCGGGGCCCGGGGTGACGGCCCGCCTGGGCGCAGCGGTCCCGCTGCTGAGACGGGCCGCGTCGCTCGCGCCGGAGAGCCTCCTGCCGTCCGTGCTCACGGTGATCGCGCTCGTCGAGCTGGCGCTCGGCCGTGTGGCGAGCGCGCGGGTCCTCCTCGGCGCCGCTCTGGAGCAGGATCGCGACTACGCGCTCGCGGGCCTCGTCTCCCGACTCGCGGCGGCGGGCCAGGTGCCGCATCCCGACCGGTGGCCGGCTCTCACAGCACCTGCCACGCCCGGGTCAGCACGTCGCGGAGGATCTGCTCGATCTCGTCGAACTCCGGCTGCCCGATCGTCAAGGGAGGAGCGAGTTGGATGACCGGATCACCGCGGTCGTCAGCACGGCAGTACAGGCCCGCCTCGAACAGCTCTCTCGAGAGGAACCCGCGCAGCAGGCGCTCCGACTCGTCGGCGTCGAAGGTCTCCCGCGTGGTCTTGTCCTTCACCAGCTCGATGCCGAAGAAGTACCCGTCGCCCCGGACGTCGCCGACGATCGGCAGGTCGTGCAGGCGCTCGAGCGTCTGCCGGAAGGCGGGCGAGAGCTCCCGCACCCGGCCGTTCAGGTCCTCCTCCTCGAAGATGTCGAGGTTCTCCAGGGCGACCGCGGCCGAGACGGGGTGGCCGGCGAACGTGTACCCGTGGGCGAACGAGGTCTGGCCGGTCGCGAAGGGCTCGTACACGCGCTCGCTCACGATGGTCGCGCCGATGGGGGAGTAGCCGCTCGTCATCGCCTTCGCGCAGGTGATCATGTCGGGCACGTAGTCGTAGGCGTCGCAGGCGAACCACTCGCCGATGCGCCCGAAGGCGCAGATGACCTCGTCGCTGACGAGGAGCACGTCGTGCCGATCGCAGATCTCGCGCACGCGCTGGAAGTAGCCCGGCGGGGGCGGGAAGCACCCGCCGGAGTTCTGGACGGGCTCCAGGAAGACCGCGGCCACGGTGTCGGGGCCCTCGAACAGGATCATCTCCTCGATGCGATCGGCGGCCCAGCGTCCGTAGTCGTCGATCGTGCCGGTGTACCCCGACTCGGCGGCCCGGTAGAAGTTCGTGTTGGGCACCCGGAAGCCCCCCGGTGCGACGGGTTCGAACGGCTGCTTCATCGCGGGGATGCCCGTGATGGCGAGCGCGCCGTGGGGCGTGCCGTGGTAGGCGACCGAGCGCGAGATGACCTTGTGCTTCCCTGGGCGGCCGACCAGCCGCCAGTACTGCTTGGCGAGCTTGAACGCCGTCTCGACCGCCTCGCCGCCTCCGGTCGAGAAGAAGACGCGGTCGAGGTCGCCCGGGGCGTAGTGCGCCAGTCGCTCGGCGAGCTCGATCGCGGCCGGATGCGCGTACGACCAGATCGGGAAGAACGCCAGCTGCTCGGCCTGACGCGCCGCCGCCTCGGCGAGCCTGCGCCGGCCGTGTCCGGCGTTGACCACGAACAGGCCCGACAGCCCGTCGATGTAGCGCCGTCCCGTCGAGTCCCAGATGTGGTGGCCCTCGCCGCGCACGATGATCGGCACCCCCGTCTCGGAGTCGAACGCGGACTGCCGCGCGAAGTGCATCCAGAGGTGGTCGCGCGCCTTCGCGCGGAGCGTCCCGGTGTCGTCCTCGGCCTGGGTCATGTGCTCTCCCGTCGTCGCCAGCGATTCTGCCCGCCGGGCGGTCAGGGCTCAAGCGTCCGCAGCCCGGCGCACGGTGTACCGTGGCCGGATGGGGGAGCTGAGGTGCCTCTCCGCCGAGGCGGGATACACGGTGGTCGCCGCAGTCCCCGCGGTGGTCCTCCTGCCCGGCGACGCGGAAGGATCCGTGGTCGAGGCGGTCTGGCGGGCGTGCACGGCCGCCGACGCCACCCTCGAGCGGGTCGTCTCGAGCATCCCGACGAGGGGTTCCGTCGACTCGTTCCTCGTGCTCTGGCTCGAGGACGAGCCGTCCTCGCCGGCGCGGCCCTCCGGGCCTCCGTCCTCGCCGGCCGGGCCCTCCGCGCCGCCCTCGGCGCCCTGCCGGGTCATCGCTGTCGCCCGCGGTTCGGCGGCAGCCGACATCCGGTCTCCCGGCGGCGCCCGCCGGTTCGGCTCGGCGGGGGCGCTGCCCTGGCGGATGGCGGAGTTCGACGACGTCGAGTCCCTCGTCGCGGGCCGACTGCCGCCGTTGCCCGAGTCCCACCCCGTGGTGCCGCCGACCGCTCATCCGGTCGGCCGGGTCGTGGTGTCCGCCTCGACGGTGTTCTGGACGGCTGGGCCGGCGTCAGAGTCCCTCGGGGGAGTCGACGACGAGACGGTGATCACGCGCACCCGGCCGCGCCCCGAGTCCGCCCCGGTCGAGACCGTGCTCGAGCAGGAGCCGCCTCGACCGGCCGTGCGGTTCCGCGTGTCCTTCCCGGACGGCGACCGCGAGCTCGTCCGTCCGGTGATCGTCGGACGGCGTCCGAGGGTCCGCCCGGGATCGGATCCCGCGGCGACCGACGCCGTCGAGCTCGTGACGGTGGCGTCTCCGAGCGGCGTCGTGTCCTCGAGTCACGTGGAGATCGCCCGCGCCGGATCGACCGCCGTCGTCACCGATCTACGGTCCACCAACGGCACCGGGGTGACCCTCGGCGACGGCACGCGCCTGCGACTGCGTCAGGGCGACTCGGTCGCGGTCGCCGGGTCGGCTAGTGTCGACATCGGCGATGGAGTCATCCTCCGCATCACCCCGATCGATGAGGCGTCGCCGGGGCGGACGCCCCCAGATCCCCAGACAGCTTCCCGGGAGTTCACCACGTGACCCAGATCGGCCGCAGCACCGCTCGCGTGAGCGTCACGAAGGACGGCGCTCAGCCCAGGCGGCTCGTGCTGTCCTGGGCGGCCCTCACCGACACCGGCAACAAACGCCAGGTCAACGAGGACAGCGTCATCTCGGGCCTGCCGATCTTCGCCGTCGCCGACGGCATGGGCGGTCACTCGGCCGGAGACGTCGCCTCGAAGGCTGTCGTGGAGCGCCTCTCGGAGCTCCACGAGTCGGTGGTCACCCCGGTGCAGATCGAGGGCGCCCTGGGCCTGGCGCTGACCGACATCGATCGTGTGGGCGACGAGTCCGCACTGGGGACCGGGACCACGGTGACCGGTGTCGCGCTCGCAGACGGCGACGAGGGCCTCGAGTGGGTCGTCTTCAACATCGGGGACTCCCGGGTGTACTCCTTCCGGGAGGGCCTGCTCGAGCAGATCACCCGCGACCACTCCGTCGTGCAGGAGCTCATCGACGCCGGGCTCATCACGCCCGACCAGGCGGAGCACCACCCCGACAGCAACGTGATCACGCGTGCCATCGGCTTCCACGAGAAGCCGGTGCCGGACTACGTCACCGTGCCGATCGTGGCGGGGCAGCGGCTCCTGCTCTGCTCCGACGGACTCACCAAGGAGC encodes:
- a CDS encoding DNA-3-methyladenine glycosylase family protein: MTLSLDPVAAHAGAHAGAAAPALEHEYRPEHEVDLLGTLHPHRRGRHDPATVFADDGVWLAFRTEEGAATVRLTRRTSGIRMQAWGPGAGQALDSIPALLGAHDDWSELDVSAHPLLADARHRHPGLRLTRSQRVTDALAAAVIEQKITSTEAFRAWRVLVTQHGDPAPGPAPHHMRVPPSAEGWRRIPSWDWHRAGVDPRRSRTVVEATARGSALQRLVGREGADARRLLETFSGIGVWTSAEIVQRTHGDPDAVSFGDYHLSKTIGFALVGEELDDDGLAELLEPWSGQRQRVVRLVLATGITRPRHGARITIQDHRGH
- a CDS encoding PP2C family protein-serine/threonine phosphatase — its product is MSVTKDGAQPRRLVLSWAALTDTGNKRQVNEDSVISGLPIFAVADGMGGHSAGDVASKAVVERLSELHESVVTPVQIEGALGLALTDIDRVGDESALGTGTTVTGVALADGDEGLEWVVFNIGDSRVYSFREGLLEQITRDHSVVQELIDAGLITPDQAEHHPDSNVITRAIGFHEKPVPDYVTVPIVAGQRLLLCSDGLTKELTDYGIRHYLSTAKTAESAASELVAAALANGGRDNVTVVVIDVESDEAMGDAEPPRD
- a CDS encoding DUF4192 family protein yields the protein MTSALLLPSALQRTGRELPLGIERELGYRPTGSLVLAVERGLGSLVRVDLPRSTGDAGEELGRALAGLLARERFAERVVPVVFAPALDDAEDAWEHGATADRVAVHLGRAGFVVLPGLVVAGEEWSPLDRVRWRPLREGDGVLAEGDVSGPVVPRPAPLARQRAAWAGLAAAPPTADHALGRLLRSLDPPSPSASGETGAPAVSDVELVAVAHALDDPVLRDHVVAGVLGARPDGWIFGARPTPGPGVTARLGAAVPLLRRAASLAPESLLPSVLTVIALVELALGRVASARVLLGAALEQDRDYALAGLVSRLAAAGQVPHPDRWPALTAPATPGSARRGGSARSRRTPAARSSREERVG
- a CDS encoding aspartate aminotransferase family protein; translation: MTQAEDDTGTLRAKARDHLWMHFARQSAFDSETGVPIIVRGEGHHIWDSTGRRYIDGLSGLFVVNAGHGRRRLAEAAARQAEQLAFFPIWSYAHPAAIELAERLAHYAPGDLDRVFFSTGGGEAVETAFKLAKQYWRLVGRPGKHKVISRSVAYHGTPHGALAITGIPAMKQPFEPVAPGGFRVPNTNFYRAAESGYTGTIDDYGRWAADRIEEMILFEGPDTVAAVFLEPVQNSGGCFPPPPGYFQRVREICDRHDVLLVSDEVICAFGRIGEWFACDAYDYVPDMITCAKAMTSGYSPIGATIVSERVYEPFATGQTSFAHGYTFAGHPVSAAVALENLDIFEEEDLNGRVRELSPAFRQTLERLHDLPIVGDVRGDGYFFGIELVKDKTTRETFDADESERLLRGFLSRELFEAGLYCRADDRGDPVIQLAPPLTIGQPEFDEIEQILRDVLTRAWQVL
- a CDS encoding YceI family protein, whose product is MTDTIEIPGYKAGTWTVDPSHSEVSFSVRHLLISKVKGHFKTFSATFVTGENPLDTKVTATADVASIDTKDENRDGHLRTNDFFDAPTHPQLTFVSTGVRKVGDDWKVDGDLTIKGVTKPVTFDFEFGGFGQDAYGNYKAGFEATTKINRNDFGVSWNAPLEAGGVLVGDEVTITLDIQAALQA
- a CDS encoding FHA domain-containing protein gives rise to the protein MGELRCLSAEAGYTVVAAVPAVVLLPGDAEGSVVEAVWRACTAADATLERVVSSIPTRGSVDSFLVLWLEDEPSSPARPSGPPSSPAGPSAPPSAPCRVIAVARGSAAADIRSPGGARRFGSAGALPWRMAEFDDVESLVAGRLPPLPESHPVVPPTAHPVGRVVVSASTVFWTAGPASESLGGVDDETVITRTRPRPESAPVETVLEQEPPRPAVRFRVSFPDGDRELVRPVIVGRRPRVRPGSDPAATDAVELVTVASPSGVVSSSHVEIARAGSTAVVTDLRSTNGTGVTLGDGTRLRLRQGDSVAVAGSASVDIGDGVILRITPIDEASPGRTPPDPQTASREFTT
- a CDS encoding coiled-coil domain-containing protein, which gives rise to MRARVARLGVAAAVAAALVASPFAAAGAVQPSAPRADYPSWDEVQAAKANEASKQAEVDNITSLISGLETQTAQLQQEAFARGQEYLKAQADLQSATSLADSLQTQATAAAAKASQAKLQVGQLVSHLYRQGGDSTMSLLLDGSAGSDDLLYQLGTMSQLTQTTTGIRNAAVAAENTSQALTEQASVAEAERSRLADEASTRLQSAQDAQAAAESKLAEAEATSNTLYAQLATLKDTSAQTEKDYRQGVADAQAAAAAAAAAAAAAGGYDEDPGSAWVPDSGSIMSPAEAQAYASSQMGAWGWGGDQFSCLVSLWTGESGWRANALNESSGAYGIPQSLPATKMATAGADWQTNAATQINWGLSYISRAYGTPCAAWSKWQSRSPHWY